One genomic window of Desulfuromonas sp. AOP6 includes the following:
- a CDS encoding putative metallopeptidase — protein sequence MPERDCRPTEIDLSGAMDALCRDLCGSLPELKHIDPDRVLFSLSRSRAKGTHGVYARIAPLRFCNGHRENSRRRGRYLETFRMPVLHHNGRDILYLITLMTPRFLRLPLEQKLMTVIHELYHISEAFDGDIRRFPGRNFAHGHSRKAYNRIIGALMQSYLGTTPDPALLNPLQFDEKDWQEGRVRLSGLRVPLPKAKLVARLRV from the coding sequence ATGCCTGAAAGAGATTGTCGCCCGACTGAAATAGACCTGAGCGGCGCCATGGACGCGCTCTGCCGCGATCTCTGCGGCAGCCTGCCGGAGCTGAAACACATCGACCCCGACCGTGTTCTGTTCAGCCTCAGTCGCTCGCGGGCCAAAGGTACCCATGGCGTCTATGCGCGCATCGCCCCCCTGCGGTTTTGCAACGGCCACAGGGAAAACAGCCGGCGCCGGGGTCGCTACCTGGAAACCTTTCGGATGCCCGTACTTCATCACAACGGGCGGGACATCCTCTACCTGATCACCCTCATGACTCCGCGATTTCTGCGCCTGCCCCTAGAGCAGAAACTCATGACGGTCATTCACGAGCTCTATCACATCTCCGAAGCCTTCGACGGCGACATCCGCCGCTTTCCCGGCCGCAACTTCGCCCACGGACATTCTCGCAAGGCCTATAACCGCATCATCGGCGCCCTGATGCAGTCCTATCTGGGCACCACCCCCGACCCAGCCCTGCTGAATCCTCTACAATTCGACGAAAAAGACTGGCAGGAAGGGCGCGTCAGACTGTCAGGACTGCGTGTCCCCTTGCCCAAAGCCAAACTGGTCGCCCGCCTTCGCGTTTAA
- a CDS encoding cytochrome c, whose protein sequence is MLKKRDLALIVLAVIILAFLWAAPEETTSRVPYDDTHRPFHDIVKKEGKKAAEKSCETCHNAEGVPFPAEHPPKFRCLFCHKLEETPAS, encoded by the coding sequence ATGCTGAAAAAACGTGACCTTGCCCTGATCGTTTTAGCCGTTATCATTCTGGCCTTTCTCTGGGCCGCCCCCGAAGAGACGACCAGTCGCGTCCCCTACGACGATACCCACCGCCCCTTTCATGACATCGTTAAAAAAGAAGGCAAAAAAGCGGCTGAAAAATCCTGCGAAACCTGCCACAACGCCGAGGGCGTGCCTTTCCCGGCCGAACATCCCCCCAAATTCCGCTGTCTGTTCTGCCACAAACTGGAAGAAACGCCGGCATCCTAG
- a CDS encoding energy-coupling factor ABC transporter permease, giving the protein MHMSDALLSPAVGGSMWIAAAATLGYCARRLKGRLADGMVPLMGVLGAFVFAAQMINFTLPGTGSSGHLGGGLLLAILLGPHAAFLVVASVLTVQALFFADGGLLALGSNLINLGLFPCLLAYPFLYRPLTAGGASNGRRTFAAVLGAIVALQFGAFAVVLQTTLSGLAELPFVTFAMLMQPIHLGIGLVEGLVTAAVVRYVGQMRPELLAMTPTFSAGSGQRKKALAVLSAAAILLGGAFSWFASAHPDGLEWALAKAGFEEKQGEGEKLPGGLASVQQRLAIFPDYGFRPQEESVAASVERETWPQVDAGTSTAGIVGGGLTLMLATVAGLLLKRRSKESA; this is encoded by the coding sequence ATGCACATGTCTGATGCTCTGCTTTCCCCTGCTGTTGGCGGGTCGATGTGGATTGCCGCCGCCGCGACTCTCGGTTATTGTGCCCGCCGTCTCAAGGGCCGCCTGGCGGACGGCATGGTGCCTCTCATGGGGGTGCTGGGGGCTTTTGTGTTTGCCGCCCAGATGATCAATTTTACTCTGCCTGGAACCGGTTCAAGCGGCCATCTTGGTGGCGGCCTTTTGCTCGCTATTCTGCTGGGTCCTCACGCTGCCTTTCTGGTAGTGGCTTCGGTGTTGACGGTGCAGGCGCTCTTCTTTGCTGATGGCGGGTTGTTGGCGCTGGGCAGCAACCTCATTAATCTGGGGCTGTTCCCCTGTCTGCTGGCCTATCCTTTTCTTTACCGCCCGTTGACCGCTGGTGGTGCCAGCAATGGCAGGCGTACCTTTGCGGCCGTCCTTGGCGCGATTGTCGCTCTGCAGTTCGGTGCCTTCGCGGTCGTTCTGCAGACAACCCTGTCGGGTTTGGCCGAGCTTCCTTTTGTCACCTTTGCCATGCTCATGCAGCCCATCCATCTCGGTATTGGTCTGGTGGAGGGGCTGGTCACGGCCGCGGTGGTCCGCTATGTGGGCCAGATGCGCCCGGAGCTGCTGGCCATGACTCCTACCTTTTCAGCCGGTTCCGGCCAGCGCAAAAAGGCTCTGGCCGTCCTGTCGGCGGCGGCGATTCTGCTGGGCGGGGCTTTTTCCTGGTTTGCCTCCGCTCATCCCGATGGCCTGGAATGGGCCCTCGCCAAGGCTGGCTTTGAAGAAAAACAGGGTGAAGGAGAAAAGCTGCCCGGTGGGCTGGCGTCGGTGCAGCAACGTTTGGCTATTTTCCCGGATTATGGTTTCCGTCCGCAAGAAGAGAGTGTGGCAGCGTCCGTCGAAAGAGAGACCTGGCCGCAGGTGGATGCCGGCACCTCCACGGCCGGAATCGTCGGCGGCGGCCTGACCCTGATGCTGGCGACGGTCGCTGGACTCCTGCTGAAAAGGAGATCGAAGGAGTCGGCCTGA
- the murI gene encoding glutamate racemase, with the protein MSERAIGVFDSGVGGLTVLKEIVKQLPGEDIVYLGDTARVPYGTKSPQTVVRYALEAAAFLTSHRVKMLVVACNTASSVALPALAERFSLPVIGVIEPGARTAAAQTHSGRIGVIGTEGTVKSAAYTAAIHRCNPSIDVFNISCPLFVPLAEEGWVEHPVTRLTAEEYLAPLKARSIDTLVLGCTHYPLLKSTIRAVMGEEVRLIDSAEETARTVAEILASAGLLRKTASGKRAFFVTDVPTRFERVGGAFLGADLQGVEQIELDWI; encoded by the coding sequence TTGTCCGAACGTGCCATAGGTGTTTTTGATTCAGGAGTGGGGGGGCTTACCGTTCTCAAGGAGATCGTGAAGCAGCTTCCCGGCGAGGATATCGTCTATCTCGGCGATACAGCCCGGGTCCCCTACGGGACCAAGAGCCCGCAGACGGTGGTGCGTTATGCGCTGGAAGCGGCTGCGTTTCTGACCAGTCACCGAGTCAAGATGCTGGTGGTAGCCTGTAATACGGCCTCTTCCGTGGCTTTGCCCGCGCTGGCGGAACGCTTCAGCCTGCCTGTCATTGGTGTGATCGAACCGGGCGCCCGCACGGCGGCGGCCCAGACGCATTCAGGCCGTATCGGCGTCATCGGCACGGAGGGAACCGTCAAGAGCGCCGCCTATACCGCCGCCATCCACCGCTGCAATCCCTCTATTGATGTTTTTAATATTTCCTGCCCCCTATTTGTGCCCCTGGCGGAAGAAGGCTGGGTCGAGCATCCTGTGACCCGTCTGACGGCCGAGGAATATCTGGCCCCCCTCAAGGCGCGCTCCATCGACACTCTGGTTCTGGGGTGCACCCACTATCCCTTGTTGAAGAGCACCATCCGCGCCGTCATGGGCGAGGAGGTACGCTTGATCGATTCGGCGGAAGAGACCGCCCGCACGGTGGCTGAAATCCTGGCCTCGGCAGGCTTGTTGCGCAAAACCGCCTCCGGGAAAAGAGCTTTTTTCGTCACCGATGTGCCGACCCGCTTCGAAAGAGTGGGCGGTGCTTTTCTGGGGGCGGACCTGCAGGGCGTGGAGCAGATCGAACTCGACTGGATCTGA